Proteins from a single region of Hydra vulgaris chromosome 12, alternate assembly HydraT2T_AEP:
- the LOC100203426 gene encoding uncharacterized protein LOC100203426 isoform X22: MRIAVQYIFILTLCGSSHGTSKVDKKDDVPHVHRTSFPVQLRVHSPNENLLGIVPHVPEYGETVASIQTARTLVENTRSSIPHPSDNLAIKAPEDEVIVTKSIIPNTVFTNIPAPATVEKKSVTNEQKRQYIPAMQLNNLFYPQYQQYQIPQYSNYLQYPTINVQQSPIVQPMYPSTIQSLQQQSAISNEPCTDQYPMCTGFAKNNYCFNYPDLMKIQCRKSCGHCIPLLTPVETVIANDTTPNVENQSKSAVIKAANGKDSKKSNDKGSKLTEKVKKVKSKSKIATTVVHKKPNEKLKTQTIKHEEFDGKATVSTSKYKNEGIDEEDSGSGSSGSGLDAEGESGLSEESGSGVNTVNTKSFNVSKILITKNNTKLHTTVKKLLDAKIQGTEKKSRRSKIPDKKQISHPEFSEFKLPVKKSVIPVSSLALADKNGDDIDSGSGDSLIETASTKSKIVSNVTEKSSEQQSAKPLPKVLIKTVKKKNSKSILINVPKSKNKNIGHSHNVSIIAKPKSKKQKIKKQGVNIKIVHKEKKNKAKTKRNQHKISVVKKNKGEKNVTVKVENKSTKNKTNITKKDEQIIVKKQEISQRPENANSAIFASKYPRIDLRAIANALAKYESAALELAGEYPKPAQFDMTEYQRSSIPRPETLYVNNIEQNIQIAELVTKTERDKKNIIPKYLKLSTDVFKDGDSFLDTENADSLDSVRRRFEIPGIEPTLNDYYSETGKINPFSSKQSRYKKSQIMKIKTMNTSSDPYEYLRNMPPGASMEPIEDPRKRSNIPSDHSFPVFLMKVSPADQKYKPEEASKRGKVHHLNAEGLPIDDKENGNNNAPIASSPVEDHHATQQNFVNSALVSPMNIPSYPQAMQFVSPPYMQPGFFQYPGVPALSEEHAAVSPPIGFTVEQLTAPRTSAAFAHEDQVTAENQPKDSLRSKMLSAFFTVKNGEGVSDEGSGGTSNDKIGKSNLVETGSGDGNEDAQKPVISLHNLLKNDLLLSDDKSSNIGKSSSSKSPSNNQQDSSANYLRSNLAALTPESGKSNTDEQSVMSGEHAMSTKMRKTQETNWMRPNPESELASALPESYIDSSDLNKVEQQSGNELEIVPKRKIKGNLMKNAPGDAHISNYLVKKHSKEAFEKHSFHLLKPLHHDRFNEKSINHLLTEAEEDANLSSKFKDHKLNINFNKNPAYHDNRNEYDSDRYSIFDSQKSKIRHKLTYFPGKGKHLSKFINNSTVNFNILLNRNFPHEYNYLLRPLSIVNSVHKKSFPSIYIPANHHFERYHPVLKKNLIQHTLKNINHGKMKTASNKVYFRQLSNKVHTTQSSHVRPQNLIDGKYIEQPVDLKTVLKTFLQSQAKGSLGYAFYDKLLSNGYPKKIDSKRRKVAANSKSVPSKETSSHQNSLNQAFLMENASPRDQIPSKYITTKKAIMQADMVRGQPTSDITKKFINQKKVLSKNLFESFPSQDIAITHLKDDIDKSILMEFPKSPFSSHNVNSFPKEANNPLNTKRFVNKNLLISLNSKSSQNNQNDGNSNRDEIPNFNRDNIQNNIPYLWRQYSNSIVPSTSVASESPDFQMPVQVSFSKQESSLLSAKVGSAKYEQNPIAQIVASKQLDAGSSQNYLNQPGVAVQPLLHNTIESKKQTITQGVRKNLIKQQPDLDCGDDWEGARGDFGTFCYKEIKVKATFDDALAECRRLKGDLFSILNAYENRYLQDNIHERFWIGYRDKGMDGNWNWTDGSKSIYTNWANNADGDDSKRFDCVYVEADQGLWKDAPCNKKQPFLCKKKKEVCPKDWKNLKLNSANGCYKLFETSLGWEDAEHECEKNHSHLASLTSEDEQTMVYQVHSSKSFWIGFNDRENEGDWMWSDRTTSSYTNWAERAPTNGGLSCTSMIDGGKWHDEPCGEKYKFVCKRKGPQPEKNEGLDSDGVLLPVARLMMRPETSPSHIYDDIAKGGLHPVTPKFFWPLLKISKSGLAGNRPMAAHGGVRVVPGGVALDGIHGFLDGGDFHGKCLADPKKCIKGFTIAIHVYFDKIVRQYKKEHCVIDTSGGGKGFTIFIANNKLNYKVVTDEQTWHLQTDLTVEIWEQIVMTWHKDKGLSVFVNGAFKDAETTSKKSVIVSNGPTRLIVGREDKDKGPYSCTKMVVASVAIFTKMLSIEDVPYAFTYGDTVVASYRWLMSGVQESVIPGAPEIEVKNTPTDIDGGIFIDGAKNWLEIDELDPMISDVYSKAKHGFAISFKIKFDQRVREYKEPRYVIDSGGHVGGIRGVSVFVVNDNLYFQVIDSPDEDVLIWKVRVPVYTVRWQRVMMSWRLDKGLWVYLDGAFRGFTKTPITLPEEIKEIPKKLVVGRKIIGPDYAGAQFAFGCLAVYGRYLSHKESSLVFGGADNPFPGIIREVWKNLPGENITVLEKNPDYPNNPTTIEIIENFDAPFNVDNDYGSKVKGYFIAPETGNTTFYLSCSKSCKLFFSADEESKNKTVIISLNKPTWHNQWNKYANQSSKEIYLVAGKFYFLEAIQKGVDASDSLSVGVRMPTGRYQRPISIENLQWRLPGNQHAGLIREVWYNIPGYSISDLTSNINFPSKPSSTEVLDKFDAPFNVDDNYGSRISGYFRAPDTGDYRFYLATDSSGELWLSSDDSESNLVKLITLNGWTDHNQWLKYPEQRSEKIFLVSGQYYFIRVYMKADKLGDCASVAVELPSGHFEGPIKKKHLSWKLTSSKEGPGPKEIIEPLPKPVGLFALNDASVKDILLPGENKIILGDVDLTSGPTGLKDDAFLFKGNRSSYIEIPNDGKLDVKHSLTILANIYPMGEDGPIINFKRDGWGVHLWQFSKTQLFVRFVTREGKMSMQPLGTRVLQLNKWNQVGATYDKSSGVAQLWHDGKMVKSRNIGQVDLLTNAPIRLGAREGDDRFFKGKISCIQIYDRALSADQIGEVKHCPKQSKGSPIDIDDLTVFAQGSGIGPRLEESESVENRIGEDTEEELIVQGERSKVTRCDPSPCLNSGECIDDDKKIDGYKCICTSDFTGKHCQVSKPAAENPVMKRTIISYIKKGEEPIKQTTSKADESLLLYQKIGCYKDDFLNSDLKIKIPEISNLTQDHCVRACAKEDNSSSYFGLQNGVFCFCGNKYGKYGKIADSFCNKVCPGNSEENCGGEFANNLFFFGRSKNYTIKTFTGKQQGAGTDAKIYVELLGDRGNSDFRQLDNAIDKYEPGSADQQTFALPDLGNLKRVRILHDNSGSAPSWFLSKVEVTDELGHTEEFPCNDWLSETQSGGKLERDLFAKSIISKPS, from the exons ATGAGAATAGCAGTTCAGTATATTTTCATTCTTACACTTTGTGGATCTTCACATGGAACATCCaaag TAGATAAGAAAGATGATGTTCCACATGTTCATCGTACCTCTTTTCCAGTACAACTTAGAGTTCATTCTCCCAATGAAAATTTGTTGGGAATAGTTCCACATGTTCCAGAATATG gCGAAACTGTTGCTTCGATACAAACAGCTAGAACTTTAGTTGAAAATACTAGAAGTTCAATTCCACATCCTTCAGACAATTTAGCAATCAAAGCTCCAGAAGATGAAGTTATTGTGACCAAAAGCATTATTCCTAACACTGTATTTACAAATATACCTGCGCCAGCAACTGTTGAAAAAAAGTCTGTTACCAATGAACAAAAGCGTCAATACATTCCTGCAATGCagttaaacaatttgttttaccCACAATACCAACAGTATCAAATTCCACAATATTCGAACTACTTGCAATATCCAACAATTAATGTTCAACAGAGCCCAATAGTGCAACCTATGTATCCATCAACAATTCAAAGTCTGCAACAGCAAAGTGCCAtttcaa atgaacCTTGCACTGATCAATATCCAATGTGTACAGGCTTTGCAAAAAACAACTACTGTTTTAATTACCCTGATCTCATGAAAATTCAGTGTCGTAAATCATGTGGACATTGTA TTCCGTTACTTACACCTGTGGAAACAGTGATTGCAAATGATACCACTCCAAATGTTGAAAACCAATCAAAATCAGCTGTAATTAAAGCAGCCAATGGTAAAGATTCTAAAAAATCTAATGATAAAGGTTCAAAGTTaacagaaaaagtaaaaaaagtaaaatcaaaat ccaAAATAGCAACAACTGTTGTGCACAAAAAACCAAATGAGAAGTTGAAGACTCAAACTATTAAACATGAAGAGTTTGATGGAAAAGCAACTGTTTCAactagcaaatataaaaatgaaggAATCGATGAAGAAGATAGTGGCTCTGGGTCAAGTGGTTCTGGATTAGATGCTGAGGGTGAAAGTGGTCTGAGTGAAGAGTCAGGATCCGGAGTTAATACTGTGAacacaaaatcttttaatgtcagtaaaatcttaataacaaaaaataatacaaaactcCACACAACTGTGAAAAAGTTGTTAGATGCAAAAATTCAAGGTACTGAAAAAAAGAGCAGAAGAAGCAAAATACCTGATAAGAAACAGATATCACATCCAGAATTTAGTGAATTCAAACTACCAGTAAAAAAGAGTGTTATTCCTGTCTCATCACTTGCATTAGCTGATAAAAATGGAGATGATATAGATAGCGGTTCAGGTGACTCATTGATTGAAACTGCttcaacaaaaagtaaaattgtttcaaatgtaaCTGAAAAATCATCAGAGCAGCAATCAGCTAAACCACTTCCAAAAGTATTAATTAAaacagtaaagaaaaaaaactctaaaagcATTCTTATTAATGttccaaaatctaaaaataaaaacattgggCATTCACATAATGTTTCCATTATTGCAAAgccaaaaagcaaaaaacaaaaaatcaaaaaacaaggagtaaatattaaaattgttcataaagaaaaaaaaaataaagcgaAGACAAAAAGAAACCAACACAAAATTTCAG TTGTGAAGAAAAACAAGGGAGAGAAAAATGTGACTGTTAAAGTGGaaaacaaatcaacaaaaaacaaaacaaacattacAAAGAAAGATGaacaaataatagttaaaaagcAGGAGATAAGCCAAAGACCAGAAAATGCTAACTCTGCCATATTTGCAAGCAAATATCCAAGGATTGATCTTCGTGCAATTGCTAATGCATTGGCTAAATATGAATCAGCTGCTTTAGAATTAGCAGGTGAATACCCAAAACCAGCACAATTCGACATGACTGAATATCAAAGATCGAGTATACCTCGTCCAGAAACTCTTTATGTAAACAACATTgaacaaaatatacaaatagctGAACTTGTTACTAAAACCGAacgagataaaaaaaatataataccaaagtatttaaaactttccaCTGATGTTTTCAAAGATGGAGATTCCTTTCTTGATACAGAAAATGCTGATAGCCTTGATTCAGTGAGGCGGCGATTTGAAATTCCAGGAATAGAACCAACTTTGAATGACTACTACTCTGAAACTGGAAAAATCAATCCGTTTTCTTCAAAACAAAGCAGATATAAAAAGAGCCAGATtatgaaaatcaaaacaatGAATACATCTTCAGATCCTTATGAATACTTGAGAAATATGCCGCCTGGGGCTTCTATGGAACCTATAGAAGATCCAAGAAAGCGTTCAAATATTCCATCAGATCATTCGTTTCCAGTGTTTCTAATGAAAGTATCACCTGCTGACCAAAAATATAAACCAGAAGAAG CCTCAAAGCGAGGAAAAGTTCACCACTTAAATGCAGAAGGCTTACCTATTGATGATAAAGAGAATGGAAACAATAATGCTCCTATAGCATCATCTCCGGTAGAAGATCATCATGCCACTCAACAAAATTTTGTGAACTCTGCATTAGTAAGTCCAATGAATATACCTTCATATCCCCAAGCAATGCAGTTTGTTTCGCCGCCTTACATGCAACCTGGGTTTTTTCAGTATCCAGGAGTACCAGCCTTATCCGAGGAACATGCAGCAGTTTCTCCACCAATAGGTTTTACAGTTGAACAGCTCACAGCACCTAGAACAAGTGCTGCTTTTGCACATGAAGATCAAGTTACAGCTGAAAATCAGCCAAAGGATTCTTTAc gaaGCAAGATGTTAAGTgctttttttactgtaaaaaatGGAGAGGGTGTTTCAGATGAAGGATCTGGCGGAACCTCAAATGATAAAATAggaaaaa GCAATTTAGTTGAGACAGGGTCAGGCGATGGTAATGAAGATGCACAAAAACCAGTTATTTCACTTCATAACCttcttaaaaatgatttactgTTATCAGATGACAAATCATCTAATATCGGAAAATCTAGCAGTTCAAAAAGCCCATCAAACAACCAACAGGATTCCTCTGCAAATTATTTGCGGTCTAACTTAGCAGCGCTTACTCCAGAGAGTGGAAAGTCAAATACTGATGAACAATCTGTTATGTCTGGTGAACATGCAATGTCTACAAAAATGAGAAAAACTCAAGAAACTAACTGGATGCGTCCAAATCCCGAGTCTGAACTAGCATCAGCATTACCTGAATCATACATAGATTCTTCAG atttgaACAAAGTTGAACAACAATCAGGAAATGAGTTAGAAATAGttcctaaaagaaaaataaaaggaaatttaatgaaaaacgCTCCTGGAGATGCTCACATTTCTAATTACTTGGTAAAAAAACACAGCAAAGAAGCTTTTGAGAAACACAGTTTTCATTTGCTTAAACCCTTGCATCATGACCGTTTTAATGAAAAGAGTATAAACCATCTTTTAACAGAAGCTGAAGAAGACGCAAATCTAAGCTCTAAGTTTAAGGaccataaattaaatattaattttaataaaaacccaGCTTATCATGATAACAGAAATGAATATGATTCTGATAGATATTCAATATTTGACTCTCAAAAGTCAAAGATTAGGCATAAATTGACTTATTTTCCTGGTAAAGGAAAGCATCTCAGTAAATTTATCAATAACAGTACTGTTAactttaatatacttttaaatcgAAATTTTCCTCATgagtataattatttattaaggcCACTTAGTATAGTAAATTcagtacataaaaaaagttttccctcTATATATATACCTGCCAATCATCATTTTGAAAGATATCatccagttttaaaaaaaaatctaattcaGCATactttaaagaatattaatCATGGTAAAATGAAAACAGCGTCaaataaagtttactttagACAACTTTCTAACAAAGTTCATACTACTCAATCTTCCCATGTACGTCCTCAAAATTTGATTGATGGAAAATATATTGAACAGCCTGTTGATCTCAAAACagtattaaaaacttttcttcaaaGCCAAGCAAAAGGTTCTCTTGGTTATGCCTTTTATGATAAACTACTATCAAATGGTTATCcaaaaaaaatagattcaaaGAGAAGAAAAGTTGCTGCAAACAGCAAAAGTG TTCCTTCAAAGGAGACTTCTAGTCATCAAAATTCAT TGAACCAAGCATTTTTAATGGAAAATGCTTCACCGCGCGATCAAATACCATCAAAGTATATTACAACCAAAAAAGCAATAATGCAAGCAGATATGGTACGAGGACAACCAACATCtgatataactaaaaaatttattaaccaaaaaaaagttttgagtaaaaacttatttgagaGTTTCCCATCCCAAGATATTGCCATAACTCATCtaaaagatgatattgataaatCTATTCTTATGGAGTTTCCTAAATCACCTTTTTCATCTCACAATGTAAATAGTTTTCCTAAAGAAGCTAACAATCCTTTAAACACAAAAAGATTTGTAAACAAGAACTTATTAATATCTTTGAACTCAAAATCatctcaaaataatcaaaatgatGGAAATTCTAACAGAGATGAAATACCTAATTTTAACAGagataatatacaaaacaatatTCCATACTTATGGAGACAGTATTCTAACAGTATAGTTCCAAGTACTTCTGTTGCTTCTGAATCTCCAGATTTTCAAATGCCAGTTCAAGTTTCATTCAGCAAGCAAGAATCTTCTTTACTTTCTGCAAAAGTAGGTTCTGCAAAGTATGAACAAAACCCTATTGCTCAAATTGTAGCAAGCAAGCAGTTAGATGCTG GTTCTAGTCAGAATTATCTTAATCAACCTGGAGTTGCAGTGCAACCTTTATTGCATAATACAAtagaatcaaaaaaacaaacaataacacaAGGTGTTcgtaaaaaccttataaaacaACAACCAGATCTTGATTGTGGGGATGATTGGGAAGGTGCTCGCGGAGATTTTGGAACATTCtgttataaagaaattaaagtaaaagcTACATTTGATGATGCCCTTGCAGAGTGTCGAAGACTAAAGGGAGATCTTTTTAgtatattaaatgcttatgaAAATCGATATCTTCAAGATAATATACATGAAAGGTTTTGGATTGGTTACAGAGATAAAg gTATGGATGGTAACTGGAATTGGACTGATGGTAGTAAGagtatttatacaaattggGCTAATAATGCAGATGGTGATGACAGCAAACGATTTGATTGCGTTTATGTTGAAGCTGACCAAGGGTTGTGGAAAGATGCACCTTGcaataaaaaacaaccttttttatgtaaaaagaaaaaagaag tttgtccAAAAGattggaaaaatttaaaacttaattcagCTAACGGTTgctataaactttttgaaacatCATTGGGATGGGAAGATGCAGAGCATGAATGTGAAAAAAACCATTCACATTTAGCAAGTTTAACAAGTGAAGACGAACAAACAATggtttatcag gtGCATTCATCAAAGTCTTTTTGGATTGGGTTTAATGACCGAGAGAATGAAGGAGATTGGATGTGGAGTGATAGAACGACCTCTTCATACACAAATTGGGCTGAAAGGGCACCAACTAATGGTGGTCTAAGTTGTACTTCAATGATAGATGGTGGGAAGTGGCATGATGAACCTTGTGGCGAAAAGtataaatttgtttgtaaaagaAAAGGCCCACAACCAGAGAAAAATGAAGGGTTGGATAGTGATGGAGTATTACTTCCAGTTGCTCGATTAATGATGAGACCTGAAACCTCTCCAAGCCATATTTATGATGACATAGCAAAAGGTGGCTTACATCCAG tgactccaaaatttttttggccTCTGTTGAAGATTAGTAAATCTGGTCTAGCAGGCAATAGACCTATGGCAGCTCATGGTGGTGTTAGAGTTGTGCCTGGGGGGGTTGCTTTAGATGGTATTCATGGCTTTTTAGATGGTGGAGATTTTCATGGAAAGTGTCTAGCAGATCCTAAGAAATGTATTAAAGGCTTTACAATAGCAATACAT gtttattttgataaaattgtcAGGCAGTACAAAAAAGAGCATTGCGTAATTGACACATCTGGAGGAGGTAAAGGCTTCAcaatttttattgctaataacAAACTGAATTATAAAGTTGTTACAGATGAGCAAACATGGCATCTTCAAACAGATCTCACTGTAGAAATTTGGGAACAAATTGTTATGACCTGGCATAAAGATAAAGGATTATCAGTGTTTGTTAATGGAGCCTTTAAAGATGCAGAAACTACAAGTAAAAAGTCTGTTATAGTTTCTAACGGACCCACACGTTTAATTGTTGGCAGAGAAGATAAAGATAAAGGCCCATACTCATGTACAAA gatgGTTGTGGCCTCAGTTGCTATTTTCACCAAAATGCTTTCAATTGAAGATGTACCGTATGCATTCACTTATGGAGATACTGTTGTTGCCAGTTATCGATGGCTAATGTCAGGTGTTCAAGAATCAGTTATTCCTGGTGCACCTGAAATTGAAGTAAAGAATACCCCAA ctGATATAGATGGAGGTATATTTATTGACGGAGCAAAAAATTGGTTAGAAATTGATGAGTTAGATCCAATGATTAGTGATGTTTACTCGAAAGCTAAACATGGTTTTGcaatcagttttaaaataaaatttgatcaaCGGGTTAGAGAATACAAAGAGCCACGATATGTTATTGACTCGGGTGGTCATGTGGGTGGAATTAGAGGTGTGTCTGTATTTGTTGTCAATGACAACTTATACTTTCAGGTTATTGATAGCCCTGATGAAGATGTTTTGATATGGAAAGTTCGAGTTCCTGTTTACACTGTTCGATGGCAGCGAGTAATGATGAGCTGGAGGCTCGACAAAGGATTGTGGGTATATTTGGATGGCGCTTTTCGGGGGTTTACAAAAACACCTATAACCTTGCCAGAGGAAATTAAAGAAATACCAAAAAAGTTAGTTGTTGGTAGAAAAATCATAGGGCCTGATTATGCTGGAGCGCAATTTGCCTTTGGTTGTTTAGCTGTTTATGGTCGATACCTTTCACACAAAGAGTCAAGTTTGGTTTTTGGTGGAGCTGACAACCCATTTCCTGGCATTATTAGAGAAGTGTGGAAAAATTTACCAGGAGAAAATATTactgttttagaaaaaaatcctGATTACCCAAACAACCCAACAActattgaaataattgaaaattttgatgctCCGTTTAATGTTGATAATGACTATGGCTCTAAAGTGAAAGGCTATTTCATTGCACCTGAAACTGGaaatacaacattttatttgtCATGCAGTAAATCTtgtaagttgttttttagtgcTGATGAAGAATCAAAGAACAAGACTGTAATAATTTCTCTTAATAAACCAACATGGCACAATCAATGGAACAA atatGCTAACCaatcatcaaaagaaatttatttagttgctgggaagttttattttcttgaagCAATTCAGAAAGGTGTTGATGCAAGTGATTCACTTAGTGTTGGTGTTCGTATGCCTACTGGAAGATATCAAAGGCCAATTAGTATAGAAAATCTGCAATGGCGTTTACCAG GTAATCAACATGCAGGTTTAATCAGAGAAGTGTGGTATAACATACCTGGCTATTCTATATCAGATTTAACATCAAACATTAACTTCCCATCTAAACCATCCAGTACAGAAGTGCTTGATAAATTTGATGCTCCTTTTAATGTAGATGATAACTATGGCTCACGAATATCAGGGTATTTTCGTGCTCCTGACACTGGCGATTACAG gTTTTATTTGGCAACTGATAGTAGTGGAGAACTTTGGCTCAGTTCAGATGATAGTGAAAGCAATCTTGTTAAGCTAATTACACTGAATGGTTGGACTGATCATAATCAGTGGCTTAA GTATCCTGAACAGAGGTCTGAGAAAATATTTCTGGTATCTGGTCAGTACTACTTTATTCGTGTTTACATGAAAGCAGATAAGTTAGGAGACTGTGCATCTGTTGCTGTTGAATTACCAAGTGGTCATTTTGAAGGACCAATTAAAAAGAAGCATCTATCTTGGAAACTTACTAGCTCTAAAGAAGGACCTGGACCTAAAGAGATTATTGAac cccTACCTAAGCCAGTTGGTTTGTTTGCTTTAAATGATGCCTCAGTAAAGGACATTTTACTTCCAggtgaaaacaaaataattcttgGTGATGTTGATCTAACTTCGGGACCAACAG gccTTAAAGATGATGCATTCTTGTTCAAAGGGAATCGTTCCTCATACATTGAAATACCAAATGATGGAAAATTAGATGTAAAACACTCTTTAACAATCTTGGCAAATATATATCCAATGGGTGAAGATGGTcccattattaattttaaacgaGACGGTTGGGGAGTTCATTTATGGCAGTTTAGTAAGACACAACTTTTTGTTAGATTTGTAACACGTGAAGGAAAAATGAGTATGCAGCCTTTGGGTACAAGAGTGTTACAA CTCAATAAATGGAATCAAGTTGGTGCTACTTATGACAAAAGTTCTGGTGTAGCTCAATTATGGCATGATGGGAAGATGGTTAAAAGTAGAAATATAGGACAAGTAGACCTTTTGACTAATGCACCCATTAGACTTGGTGCCAGAGAAGGTGATGACCGTTTTTTCAAAGGAAAAATTTCATGTATTCAAATATATGATAGAGCTTTAAGTGCTGATCAAATTGGTGAAGTTAAACACTGTCCAAAGCAAAGTAAAG GTTCTCCAATCGACATTGATGATTTAACAGTATTTGCTCAAGGATCTGGTATTGGACCTCGACTTGAAG AGTCTGAGTCAGTGGAGAACAGAATTGGTGAAGACACTGAAGAAGAACTTATTG TCCAAGGAGAAAGAAGCAAAG taactcGATGCGATCCTAGCCCTTGTTTGAACAGTGGTGAATGTATTGATgatgacaaaaaaattgatgGTTACAAATGCATATGTACTAGTGATTTTACAGGAAAACATTGTCAag